The window GAGGCTGTCCCACTCCTCCACGGAGCAGTTGTCCTGCTTCAGGGCCTCGACGAGCCGCTCGAGCCCCTCCCGCGAACGCCCGGCGACCGGGCGCTCGCCGTGACCCTTCGTGAAGACGACTCTCGGGCTCTTCTCCTGCGTCACGGTCAGGATCGCCGCCGTGAACTCCTGCTCGCCCTTGAACGCCTTCAGGGCGGGCTCGCCCCCCATCTGGGCGCGCTGGAAGTCGAACTCGGCGAGCTGCTCGAGGGAGACGGACTTCTTCTTCTCCCCCGAGCGGAAGACCACGGAGAGCTGCATGACCCCCGTCTCTTTCAGGAATGCCTGCGCGCGGGCCGGGTTCCGCTCGGGATTGAGGGTCTCGACGGTGACGAGCGGCGAGGCCGCCTGGTAGCGCCGGAGCAGCTCCTGGGTCTCGGCGTAGAGCGGCGATCCCTCGGTCATGAAGACCGTCACCGCGACGGGCTGCCTCAGCGCTTTCAGCACCTGGGTCGACTTCTCGGACAGCGTGTAGAGGCCGGAGCTCGTCCAGTCGAGCCTCCGGTAGTGGCGGGCACCGATCCAGTTGACGAGGCCCAGTATCCCGATGCCGAGGAGGATCGCGAGCCCGAGGTTGATGCGTGAGGCCGTCTTTCCCTCGCTCACTATTTCCCCTTGTTTCCCTTCAGGACCCTGGCGGCCAGGAGAAGGAAGAAGACGACGGAGGAGACGACGTAGACGATCCGGCGCGTGTCGACGATGCCGCGCGCGAAGTCGTCCATGTGCTCGATCAGGTTGAGGTAGGAGAGAGCCTCCTTCAGGTTCGGGTCCGTGGCGAGCTCCCGGAAGATCCCGGCGAGGAAGATGGCGAGGATCATCACGAAGCTGACGATCGCCGCGATGATCTGGTTCTTCGTCAGCGACGAGGCGAAGGTCCCCGCCGCGATGAAGAGCGCGCCGAAGAGGGCGATTCCGAGGTAGCCCGAGGCGATGGGGCCGAAGTCGATCCTCCCGTACCGCGAGAGAGCGACCGGGTAGAGAACCGTCGGCAGCCACAGGAAGAGGAAGAAGGTGAAGCCGCCGAGAAACTTCCCCGTCACGACGGTTCCCTCGCCCACCGGGGCCGTCAGGAGCGCCTCGATGGAGCCCGACTTGCGCTCCTCTGCGATCAGGCGCATGGCCACGATCGAAGAGATGAGCATCATGAAGATCCAGTAGAAGACGTTCTTGAAGAAGAGGGCCATCAGCTCCTGCCGCGACGTCTCCGGGCTGTTGAGCGACAGGAGGATCGCGTAGAAGACGTATCCGTTGATGAAGAGGAACGCCGTCAGGACGACGTAGGCCAGGGGAGAGAAGAAGTACGCGAGGAATTCGCGCTTGAGGATCGCCAGGAGCGCCTTCACGACCGGCCCTCCTCGCGGGACTCGCTCTCCTCGACGGCGGCGGGCAGATCCTCGGACCTCTCGGCCGCCTCGGCGTCCCGGGTCGCGAGGAGCCGGACGAAGACGTCCTCGAGGGTCGCCTGCCGGGGGAAGAGCTCGAGGACCGTCCAGCCGCGGGCGACGCACTCGCGGAAGACGCTCTCGCGCAGGTCGGCCCCGCGGTCCGCCTCCAGGAGAACCCGCGTCTCGCCCCCGGCGCCGATCCGCGCGGCGCGGACGACCCCCGGCAGCTGGCGGAGGATCCCGTCGGCGTCGGGGATCTCGCCCTTGAGGCCTACGGCCAGGCCCGGCGCCTGCGTCAGCTGCTGGCGGAGCGTCTCCGGAGTGCCGGTGGCGACGATCTTTCCCCGGTCGATGATGACCACGCGGTCGCAGACGAGCTCCACCTCGGGGAGGATGTGGGTCGAGAGGAGGATCGTGTGGTCTTTCCGGAGGTCGCGGATCAGCTCGCGGACCTTGACGATCTGCCTCGGGTCGAGGCCGACCGTCGGCTCGTCCAGAATGAGGACCTGCGGGCCGTGGACGAGCGCCGCCGCGAGGCCGACGCGCTGCCGATAGCCCTTGGAGAGGTTGCCGATCGGC is drawn from Holophagales bacterium and contains these coding sequences:
- a CDS encoding ABC transporter permease; the encoded protein is MKALLAILKREFLAYFFSPLAYVVLTAFLFINGYVFYAILLSLNSPETSRQELMALFFKNVFYWIFMMLISSIVAMRLIAEERKSGSIEALLTAPVGEGTVVTGKFLGGFTFFLFLWLPTVLYPVALSRYGRIDFGPIASGYLGIALFGALFIAAGTFASSLTKNQIIAAIVSFVMILAIFLAGIFRELATDPNLKEALSYLNLIEHMDDFARGIVDTRRIVYVVSSVVFFLLLAARVLKGNKGK
- a CDS encoding ABC transporter ATP-binding protein — protein: MLEVEALRKSFYGTVAVDDVSFRVESGEILGFLGPNGAGKTTTMRMITGFLEPGSGKVTVDGIDAAARPREARARIGYLPETLALYPEMRVREYVKFRAELCGVPRRETKARVEEALSTCFVDDVAGKPIGNLSKGYRQRVGLAAALVHGPQVLILDEPTVGLDPRQIVKVRELIRDLRKDHTILLSTHILPEVELVCDRVVIIDRGKIVATGTPETLRQQLTQAPGLAVGLKGEIPDADGILRQLPGVVRAARIGAGGETRVLLEADRGADLRESVFRECVARGWTVLELFPRQATLEDVFVRLLATRDAEAAERSEDLPAAVEESESREEGRS